The window CATATATATGTAGTTTATGATATTTTATTAATCATTTAGGCAGTATAGTTATGTAGTTTTGTTATGCATGTAACAATATAGTTATTTTTCTAACATACTAGTTAGGTTATCAGTTAGGCTGATAGTTAAGTTTAGTGTTAGGTTAATAATTAGAGTTATAGGATACAACAGTTAGGGGTTAATGATGAACCGATGGCAGCGATTATTTGAAGGCATACGAACAGAGATTAAGGTATTTATCTTTTTCTCTGCTTTGTTGACTGCATTTAGAATCGTGTTTCTTGCAGTATTTCAATCACAACTAGCTTTCGTGACGATGGAGAATATCCTCACGTCCTTATGGCTAGGCTTTAGATTGAGTCTCAAGACCGTCGGTTCTTTGTGTTTACTGGGCTTTTTAGGTGGTACGTTGGTGCATACCTTTGTACCCAAATGGCCGTCATTGCGCATTAAACAGGTCCTCTATTCCATTGCGACTGTACTGTTGACATTCCTATTTCTGGGACGAATTCCGTTCTATAAAATCTTCAATTCCTCTTATAATGCGATGCTCATCAATGGCAAAAACGATGATATCGGCGCCATTGTAAATACAGCAATCAACGAATATAATGCCCTCATGTACATCATTGGGGCCGTTGTATTGAGCGCAGCTGTTTGCTGGTTCCTCGTTCGTTTCTTAGGATGGGGTGCAAAGAAATATAGTGACTATGCTGATGATCTAAGGAATGGTGATGATGCGGATAGTCTAAGAAATAGTGATTATGCAGATAATCAACGACTTTGTACTACTTGGTATCCTAAGACAAAGAAAACACAATGGATGACGGGCATTGGGTTGACTATTGTTATCGGCGTATTAGGTCTATTCTTTAGATTTGGCGGTGCTTTCAGCTATACGAACTCCATCAACTGGGAAAGTGCGGCTCGCCTCAGCTCCAATCTGTTGAATGAAAATATCCTCGACGATGTGCAGGCTCTCTATCGTGTTAAAAGCATTGCTAAACGGACGGCTGAGCTTGAGGTTATTAACTTAACGCCTCAAGAGCTAAACGAAAAAATCACTGCCGTTGGCGGTAAGTTTAATGGCACTAATTTTGACGGTTCTTTCACCAGAACCATTACGACACAACGATTAGCGGAGCAACCACAGTCCATAAACCTCGTTCTTGGAGAATCCTATGGCTTGTGGCCGTTCCTCGCTGAATATAACGAGCCTGGTGCGTACCTTGTTGAACAAGGTCGTAAATATGCTGCCAGCCCTCAAGCGATGAGCACGGAACTAGCTCTCGCGCAAGGTACAGGCACGATGCCGGCCATCAATGGTTTGTTGACGGGGATGCCTGATACAGGACTATATCCTAACTATGAAGGTGAAAGTTTCAAAGAGCCCTATGGTTTAGGTATTGGTCCTGTTATGAAAAAGCTGGGCTACAAGACTGTATTCTGGTATGGTGGCTTTAGTACTTGGCAAAACGTTAAGAACTTTGCTTTATCTCAAGGCTTCGATGAATTCCACGATGCTTCAGAAATGCCAAGCGAAGACGGCAATGCTTGGGGCGTAGGCGATAAAGACTTGTTTAAAGCTATTTCTGCCTACATGGATCAGCATAGAGGGGAAAAAATCCTCAATGTGATTATGACAACCTCTAATCATCCGCCGTATAGCATCAATGTGGCCAAGGAAGGCTTTGATGCGAGCAAGGTGAAAGGTCATGTACCTGATTCTATTTCTGATGATGAAAAGCAATTGAATGAAATGGGTCATATTTGGTACGCAGACCACGTGATGGGGAACTTTATTGCTAATGAAGAAAAAGCAGATCCGTCTGCGCTCTTCGTCATCACTGGTGATCATAGTGAACGCTTTAACTTTGCTCGTGAAGTAGGGCCTAATGTGGCATCTACGATTCCGATTATCTTCTATGGTCGAGGTATTCATAAAGATTGGCTTGCTCCTAATGCGTTCGGCATGAGTATTCAAATCATTCCAACCTTGGCGGAATTGGTAGGCCGTCCAGGTCAAACCTATGAAGCCATGGTGCCTAGTTTGTTTACACAAGAGGAATTTGTCTTTAACCATAGATTATACCTAGATAAAAACGGAAAAGTCCTAGAACAAAGTGCGAGCATGCCTCAATCCTATGGGGATATGATTAAAAACATGCGAGAACTAGCGGCATGGCGTATTAAACATGGGGATGTTATACAGTAATTGTAAATAATATATAGAATTAGTAATTGGGAGTTTTTCTATTTATGAATACATCTAGTTTTTCTTATGAAAAATTCTTTCATGGTCATTCAGTTATGTTTATTGTTCCTCACGAAGATGATGAGATTAATATGGCTGGTGCCACTATATATGGGGCGATACAAGAAGGGCTAGAGGTATATGTAGTTTTTCTTACAAATGGTGATTATGAATATACTTTTGATGTGCGATGTAATGAGACATATCAAATGGCTAAAGAAATTGGATTACCTCAAGAGAATATTATTTTCTTAGGATTTGGCGATTTTATTGGTCATGAAATCATTTATAATAAATCGGCAATTATTACGAGTCATGCTAATCATAATCAAACATATGGAGCTGATTTTGCTAGTTTAGTAATGTCTAAGCCCAAACCATATTCTTGGAATGGTATTGTAGAATCTGTGATTGATGCAATTTTACATTTTAAACCAGATACAATTATAGCAACGGATTATGATACTCATGTAGACCATAGATTATGTACATTTACAGTTGAAAGTGCAATGGAATGGATTATAAAATATACTGAGTTTAGACCTCAACTTTTAAAAGGCTTTGCTTATGCTACAGGCTATGAAACGATAGATGATTACTATAATAATCACCTATTATCTACTGTAATAAATAAAAAAGCATTACCAACTGATGAATTTAGTACAGGGAATCCAACTTTATCTTGGATACATCGTCTAAGAATTTCGGTTCCTCAAGCATGTCGAGAAAAGAAATTAATACAAAATCCTATTTTTAAGGCTATGGCGTCTCATGTGAGTCAACAAGGGTATAAACGTGGTTCTCGACTTATTAATGGCGATCAAGTATTTTGGAAAAGAAGAACCGATAATATAGCTTTACATGCAGATATAACAGTTTCATCTGGGAATGCTAACTATCTCAATGACTTTTTACGTTTTAACACTGTAGATGTCAAATCTAATGTATATGATGCAAATAACTATATGTGGATGCCATCAGTAGATGATACAGAACGTAAGGTTCATATTTCTTTTACAAAAATTACTCAGATACAGTTAATTCAGTTATTTGGTAGTGTACATAAGTCTCATGAATTATGCTCTATTCGTATTGAAACTAGTGCTGGTAAACATGTGCAACTAGATGAAATTATTCATATAGGGCAGGGTATATCTTATATTTTTGATAAACCATTATTCTTAGAGTGGATTGATATATATATTGATAAACAATGTTTGGGGTTATCTGAAATAGAATTGTATAGTGCTATTAATGATAAGTATGATTATTGTCATATATTAGCAGATAATCATTTTATGTATAATTGGGTGGTGTATCCAGGTGAAAAAATCCCTATGATTACGTCTTATATTGAAGGCATTAGAAAAGATATGCTTACATATAGAGAATCAGAACAAAAAAATACATATAGATGGCTTATCAATGATAAATATATCGATGAATCTGTATTACAGATTTTGATTGAACGGGAGTTAACAACTAAGCCATTACAATTGCGGCTAGAGTCTATTGATGGTTCTGTATTTTGTGAAGGCACTATTCGTAAAGGTACCTTTAAAGATTGGTTTGCTTTGAAGTGTAATCAATTACAAGATAAATTAGATTATTTACAAGTAAAATCAAAATATAAAAAGGGATATAAAGCGGAAAAAGCTTATAAATAAGAGGGAGTTAATTATGGAAAATCAATATAGACCTTTAGTATCTATAGTTATTCCTGTGTACAAAGCAGAAGAATATATTGGTAAGTGTATCGAAAGTTTACAAAATCAAACATATAGTAATTTACAAATCATATTGATTGAAGATAGTTCACCAGATAATAGTGGACAAATTTGTGATGACTATGCAGCAAAAGATGATAGAATTACTGTTATTCATCATGAGCGTAATATGGGTGTTAGTAAGACGCGAAATGATGGACTTGCTATCGTAAAAGGGGAATACATTGCCTTTGTAGATGGTGATGATTACGTAGCACCGACTATGATAGAAGATTGCTTATCAACAATTAATGAGAAACAAGTAGATGTAGTTGTTTTTGATATCGCTGTTGTAGAAAATGGCAAGATAAGTCCACGACATATGGATGAACGTTATTTCATAGATATTAAAAGTGCATACACAGCATTGATTGAGGATAAAATTCCAAATTATTTATGTAATAAATTTTTTAAAGCAAATGCGTGGAAAGAAATTCGATTAAAAGAAAATACAGATTTTGAGGACCTTATGATTATGCCGTTGGTCTTTAAAAATCTTTCATCTGTATATTATTTACAAAAATCCCTTTACTTTTATAATTGTGATAATGAAAATTCGATTACAAGTAATTGGAGTGCAAAGAGCAAATATGGGTTATTTTGTTCATATTTATATCGTCAACCATTAGCTGAGGAACTAGGTATGACAGACTTTGTGCGATACTGTCGTCATAGAGCTATTCGCAGTGCTGTTGGGGGAATTGGTTTTAACTTAGCAAAACCAGAATTACAAGAAAAACAGATAGAGCATATGCTAGAGTATTTAAAACAAGAGGAACGGTCTTCTGATATGCCTTCCATTG of the Veillonella parvula genome contains:
- a CDS encoding LTA synthase family protein, whose amino-acid sequence is MMNRWQRLFEGIRTEIKVFIFFSALLTAFRIVFLAVFQSQLAFVTMENILTSLWLGFRLSLKTVGSLCLLGFLGGTLVHTFVPKWPSLRIKQVLYSIATVLLTFLFLGRIPFYKIFNSSYNAMLINGKNDDIGAIVNTAINEYNALMYIIGAVVLSAAVCWFLVRFLGWGAKKYSDYADDLRNGDDADSLRNSDYADNQRLCTTWYPKTKKTQWMTGIGLTIVIGVLGLFFRFGGAFSYTNSINWESAARLSSNLLNENILDDVQALYRVKSIAKRTAELEVINLTPQELNEKITAVGGKFNGTNFDGSFTRTITTQRLAEQPQSINLVLGESYGLWPFLAEYNEPGAYLVEQGRKYAASPQAMSTELALAQGTGTMPAINGLLTGMPDTGLYPNYEGESFKEPYGLGIGPVMKKLGYKTVFWYGGFSTWQNVKNFALSQGFDEFHDASEMPSEDGNAWGVGDKDLFKAISAYMDQHRGEKILNVIMTTSNHPPYSINVAKEGFDASKVKGHVPDSISDDEKQLNEMGHIWYADHVMGNFIANEEKADPSALFVITGDHSERFNFAREVGPNVASTIPIIFYGRGIHKDWLAPNAFGMSIQIIPTLAELVGRPGQTYEAMVPSLFTQEEFVFNHRLYLDKNGKVLEQSASMPQSYGDMIKNMRELAAWRIKHGDVIQ
- a CDS encoding PIG-L family deacetylase, giving the protein MNTSSFSYEKFFHGHSVMFIVPHEDDEINMAGATIYGAIQEGLEVYVVFLTNGDYEYTFDVRCNETYQMAKEIGLPQENIIFLGFGDFIGHEIIYNKSAIITSHANHNQTYGADFASLVMSKPKPYSWNGIVESVIDAILHFKPDTIIATDYDTHVDHRLCTFTVESAMEWIIKYTEFRPQLLKGFAYATGYETIDDYYNNHLLSTVINKKALPTDEFSTGNPTLSWIHRLRISVPQACREKKLIQNPIFKAMASHVSQQGYKRGSRLINGDQVFWKRRTDNIALHADITVSSGNANYLNDFLRFNTVDVKSNVYDANNYMWMPSVDDTERKVHISFTKITQIQLIQLFGSVHKSHELCSIRIETSAGKHVQLDEIIHIGQGISYIFDKPLFLEWIDIYIDKQCLGLSEIELYSAINDKYDYCHILADNHFMYNWVVYPGEKIPMITSYIEGIRKDMLTYRESEQKNTYRWLINDKYIDESVLQILIERELTTKPLQLRLESIDGSVFCEGTIRKGTFKDWFALKCNQLQDKLDYLQVKSKYKKGYKAEKAYK
- a CDS encoding glycosyltransferase family 2 protein, whose amino-acid sequence is MENQYRPLVSIVIPVYKAEEYIGKCIESLQNQTYSNLQIILIEDSSPDNSGQICDDYAAKDDRITVIHHERNMGVSKTRNDGLAIVKGEYIAFVDGDDYVAPTMIEDCLSTINEKQVDVVVFDIAVVENGKISPRHMDERYFIDIKSAYTALIEDKIPNYLCNKFFKANAWKEIRLKENTDFEDLMIMPLVFKNLSSVYYLQKSLYFYNCDNENSITSNWSAKSKYGLFCSYLYRQPLAEELGMTDFVRYCRHRAIRSAVGGIGFNLAKPELQEKQIEHMLEYLKQEERSSDMPSIGSKYQVLLYGALHAPFISKLYGHMMFGLERIKKSL